In a genomic window of Hippoglossus stenolepis isolate QCI-W04-F060 chromosome 15, HSTE1.2, whole genome shotgun sequence:
- the pcolcea gene encoding procollagen C-endopeptidase enhancer a, with protein sequence MIYVGCFWGLSLILSLSLGWTKAQQQNHTRPVFYCGGDLVADSGFVGSEGFPSFYKPNSKCTWRITVPEGNVVTLSFRIFDLEADSQCRYDYLDVYNGHSNLVQKLGRFCGTFRPGSVISTTNTMMLEMVSDAETQSRGFVGYFSGTKPYGDDELFCGGKITKAQGEIMTPNWPDKKYPPGTSCSWLITVEPDMVIQVSFDKFVLEPDTYCRFDYVAFFNGGAKDDSNLIAKYCGDQAPQPFITNGNVLLVQFVSDLSVTFDGFLAYYTSVPRGSQITPVISGAGTRSIPLKPAVKPPVPKRPAAKQPPPAPTAKYVPPPPPEPAERPRPVKPTRGRGQPSTGQDRRVPATRPNGKRPVPQNPLCAQACKRDGTIKTSFCASEFVMTGKVTSLAPGPRGTVRVSVSIIKTYKAGRLTITQVGETMSVRLVSQCKKCPLLRRGLNYIIMGQVDEEGHGTLAPGAFTAPYKAPHHKLLMNINNQPC encoded by the exons ATGATCTATGTGGGCTGCTTCTGGGGTCTCTCCTTGATCCTGTCCCTGAGTTTAGGATGGACGAAGGCTCAGCAGCAGAATCACACCAG gCCTGTGTTCTACTGTGGAGGTGACCTGGTGGCAGACTCAGGGTTCGTCGGCAGTGAGGGGTTCCCAAGCTTCTACAAACCAAACAGCAAATGCACCTGGAGAATCACT GTTCCCGAGGGAAATGTGGTCACGCTCTCCTTCCGCATTTTTGACCTGGAGGCCGACTCACAATGTCGTTATGATTATCTGGATGTTTACAATGGCCATTCCAACTTGGTGCAAAAACTGGGGCGCTTTTGTGGAACTTTCCGGCCCGGCTCTGTAATTTCTACCACAAACACCATGATGCTGGAGATGGTGTCTGATGCGGAGACGCAGAGCCGAGGGTTTGTGGGCTATTTCAGTGGAACCAAACCGTACGGCGATG ACGAACTGTTCTGTGGGGGGAAGATAACAAAAGCCCAGGGAGAGATCATGACGCCCAACTGGCCTGACAAGAAATACCCACCAGGAACCAGCTGCTCCTGGCTTATCACTGTGGAGCCTGATATG GTGATCCAGGTGAGTTTTGATAAGTTCGTCCTGGAGCCTGACACCTATTGTCGGTTTGATTATGTGGCTTTCTTCAACGGCGGAGCGAAAGATGATTCGAACCTGATTGCAAAATACTGTGGTGATCAGGCCCCGCA ACCATTCATCACCAATGGCAACGTGCTACTGGTCCAGTTCGTGTCCGACCTCAGCGTGACATTTGATGGATTCCTCGCCTACTACACCAGCGTCCCTCGTGGCTCTCAGATCACACCAGTAATCTCTGGAGCTGGTACGAGGTCAATACCTCTGAAACCTGCGGTGAAACCTCCTGTGCCCAAACGTCCAGCCGCCAAACAGCCGCCACCTGCCCCCACCGCCAAGTACGTGCCACCTCCTCCCCCAGAGCCCGCGGAGAGACCAAGACCGGTCAAGCCTACGAGAGGCCGCGGACAGCCCAGCACAGGCCAGGACAGGAGGGTGCCAGCCACAAGGCCGAACGGAAAGAGGCCTG tgCCTCAAAACCCGCTGTGTGCCCAAGCCTGTAAAAGAGATGGAACCATCAAGACGAGCTTCTGTGCCAGCGAATTTG TGATGACAGGGAAGGTGACCTCGCTGGCCCCCGGGCCCCGTGGCACTGTTCGCGTCAGCGTGTCCATTATCAAGACCTACAAGGCAGGTCGGCTAACCATCACACAGGTGGGAGAAACCATGTCGGTTAGGCTGGTGTCACAGTGCAAGAAGTGCCCGTTGCTCCGGAGAG GTCTCAACTACATTATCATGGGTCAAGTGGATGAAGAAGGACATGGCACCCTGGCCCCTGGTGCATTCACAGCTCCCTACAAAGCCCCACATCACAAACTATTGATGAATATCAACAACCAGCCCTGTTAG
- the tmem88a gene encoding transmembrane protein 88a — protein sequence MSLSLNGTLEKTMSEKAPSEPRSPSRVGSGVVVPPPYSLGGCEAVDSPLELRGSLDCWACSVLVTAQNLIIALINGVLASIVFGTILTPALTMVIFGFLCHSTVQPHGTSLYCSDVLDDGGCVALLVVGFLLLTPLLVLALAAYCRLARHLQLGMCFIPYSRAVYKNLPVHRHRKSDGGGCCGQQGASDREGKGSIWV from the exons ATGAGTCTGTCACTGAACGGGACGCTGGAGAAGACGATGTCCGAGAAGGCCCCCTCTGAGCCACGCTCCCCCTCCAGAGTGGGGTCAGGGGTCGTGGTGCCGCCTCCGTACTCGCTGGGTGGCTGCGAGGCCGTTGATTCCCCCCTGGAGCTGAGGGGCTCTCTGGACTGCTGGGCCTGCTCTGTGCTGGTCACTGCCCAGAATCTCATCATCGCGCTGATCAACGGCGTGCTGGCCTCCATCGTGTTCGGCACCATCCTCACCCCTGCTCTGACCATGGTCATATTCGGCTTCCTCTGCCACTCCACG GTGCAGCCCCATGGAACGTCTCTGTACTGCTCAGACGTGCTGGATGACGGCGGCTGCGTGGCCCTGCTGGTTGTGGGTTTCCTGCTGCTCACCCCTCTGCTGGTCCTGGCTCTGGCGGCCTACTGTCGCCTGGCCCGACACCTCCAGCTGGGCATGTGCTTCATCCCCTACAGCCGCGCCGTCTACAAGAACCTGCCCGTCCATCGCCACCGGAAGTCTGACGGGGGAGGCTGCTGTGGTCAGCAGGGGGCTTCGGACAGGGAGGGGAAGGGCAGCATATGGGtgtag
- the kdm6bb gene encoding lysine (K)-specific demethylase 6B, b — translation MYHPAELYSGRNTWDSYPAGGPNRGQWAPVNTQLWSHTNRCQGGRTQSHHPPSTRLYDRGERTVNHVQDKGISKGHRQHPRLWDGKEPPFEAQNWHHNSSRSFHHNRAANNNGYPTAAGERYATWDNNVSSSVHGSPRLHRNNRELQSPPERWAPSDCRKSFPGRMMNNRPGPWKRPAHHQRRDQLHQHSPPPPHPLSPREECPAKRRRDSGPDQSSHPGSRHLPLLAPSPPRHHHRHQDDWKPPNDRAGPCHHSDHRTSATQQQETSKLRAGGHGFSNSNPAALNQSCGSRPPHHGSRGKVERKILSSPADHTRVPYSHQNHHYHYQRHTGHPRAPQHNPPLHPPEDSRSHHHKQSTEPQRTHQRSILRDPALAHSSGADSPYSSLLCSPKDGGSTASSPRALSSPSSYTGPIGRKDPSILRQCSPGLSGEQRLHGSPPHTTRPGLTSTTSLTSHSGPKSRFSDVKYRKSSQPLCSRQLPHSRSRANKLDKELEQHAKPECKQKDKLGKKERKGDILKTSRKGDERKRRKKKEEKRLGERKRKRDKAVKMEGKLGLKIMARDMSTSISASAEGKVSRMETLTPESQSQSTLKHKHRARSERAEGTHRPFANTPHPKCTSQQLPSKSGNHKMSKKNSRPQKPPVKNLPMTSPRKTSAKQTSRKPSIVSSHSDGRPRGKPDDTLHSLLFKALAPLSAACSVSAEQGGVLNAPDLQPVAVMGHLREIGDNLANTPPVLSWQGSPVSSVEEDEDELGKGVISRPVLQPSPTQCFSPPPVDNDSSDDMEKEPCESLRADNSDRSEYCDPPRSTEQVAEEQSKEDVDSSGETSGSLLRELCHHKAGLDDVFKSLATFLGGQRVSCRGGPFGGPPDSTARGVKYSSSLELGPDIHCQEHHDFSPKSDPTASSKPAHIKSPTHATSGSLGKSHSPTELRTEPVADAPVQEPETVVKVKQEGKNTEILPERIDSSLLDGSLSAELRVTTTDTASLTSLLTVSTKEERGHSTEPGHRCADRKRKQKDRDGGVEEEIKIKIKTKESSVIGPKNKVNEVKDSEERGVSSSERAISRGSSRPLKDSRKGQVFQENQSPRGKDIRREKEDTGNAEIKVEREEKKEVVTELENQKSSAARNTQTKAPNPASTLTINPSKLCVSTPASKPPRSLAPVDPLKLKALSMGLCKELKILLIKVEIAGRQTFNISEVEEQRVPLSKINIDNTATEVIRSCKGTRVKGKFKESYLLSSFSVKPNIDVKTPIPREKLNPPTPSIYLESKRDAFSPVLLQFCTDPKNAVTVIRGLAGSLRLNLGLFSTKSLVEANSEHAVEVRTQVQQPADENWDTSGSAQTWPCESSRSHTTIAKYAQYQASSFQESLQEEKESENEDEGEQTQSSDEAATAKAVLMLANSKGGPPSTPTSTPSSDQKTAGKIIKFGTNIDLSDPKRWKPQLQELLKLPSFMRVESSNNMLSHVGHTILGMNTVQLYMKVPGSRTPGHQENNNFCSVNINIGPGDCEWFAVHEHYWEDINRFCEKHGVDYLTGSWWPVLEDLYSSNIPVYRFIQRPGDLVWINAGTVHWVQAVGWCNNIAWNVGPLNSYQYQLALERFEWNKVKKVKSIVPMIHVSWNVARTVKITDQDTFKMLKHCLMQSIKHIQILRDQLVAGGKKISYQSRVKDEPPYYCNECDVEVFDLLFVTSDSSSKKTYVVHCEDCARAKTPSLAGVVVLEQYRMEELMKTYDSFTLAPSPLSK, via the exons ATCGCAACAACAGAGAGCTCCAGTCTCCCCCAGAGAGATGGGCCCCCTCAGACTGTCGCAAGAGCTTCCCAGGCAGGATGATGAACAACAGACCGGGGCCCTGGAAACGACCGGCCCACCATCAGCGGCGAGACCAATTACACCAGCACAGTCCACCCCCGCCTCACCCTTTATCTCCAAGGGAAGAGTGTCCTGCTAAGAGGAGGAGGGACTCTGGTCCTGATCAG TCATCTCATCCTGGATCAAGACATTTACCTTTACTGGCCCCCTCACCGCCTCGCCACCACCACCGTCACCAAGATGACTGGAAGCCTCCCAACGACAGGGCGGGTCCTTGCCACCACTCTGACCACAGGACCTCAGCAACACAGCAACAG GAAACCTCTAAACTTCGAGCTGGAGGACATGGCTTCAGTAACAGTAACCCGGCAGCTCTAAACCAGAGTTGTGGCAGCAGACCGCCACATCACGGAAGCAGAGGGAAGGTCGAGCGGAAAATCCTGTCTTCACCAGCAGACCACACCCGTGTGCCTTACAGCCACCAAAACCATCATTACCACTACCAACGGCACACAGGCCATCCCAGAGCTCCACAGCACAACCCGCCGCTTCACCCTCCAGAGGACTCCCGGAGCCATCACCACAAACAAAGCACA GAACCTCAACGCACTCATCAAAGAAGCATTTTAAGGGATCCAGCTCTCGCCCATTCTTCTGGTGCAGACTCCCCTTATTCgtccctcctctgcagccctAAAGATGGAGGGTCCACTGCCAGCAGTCCACGTGCTCTCTCCAGTCCCTCTTCATACACGGGGCCCATCGGCAGAAAAGATCCTTCAATCCTTCGTCAGTGTAGTCCCGGCCTCAGTGGAGAGCAGAGACTCCATGGAAGCCCCCCTCACACAACCAGACCTGGCCTGACATCCACCACATCTCTCACATCCCACAGCGGTCCAAAATCCAGGTTTTCAGACGTCAAGTACAGAAAGAGTTCACAGCCGCTCTGCTCACGACAGCTCCCCCACAGCAGATCGAGAGCAAACAAGCTTGACAAGGAGCTGGAGCAACACGCAAAACCTGAGTGCAAACAAAAAGATAAGCtggggaagaaagagagaaaaggggatATTCTTAAGACGAGCAGAAAAGGCGATGAAAGAAAACGGcggaagaaaaaagaggagaaaaggctGGGCGAGcggaaaaggaaaagagataaAGCAGTTAAAATGGAGGGAAAGTTAGGCTTGAAAATCATGGCGAGGGACATGTCCACCTCCATCTCTGCTTCGGCAGAGGGCAAAGTGAGTAGGATGGAGACTCTGACCCCAGAGAGTCAAAGCCAGTCGACACTCAAACACAAGCACAGGGCGAGGAGTGAACGAGCGGAGGGGACACACAGGCCGTTTGCAAATACTCCTCATCCTAAATGCACTTCACAACAGCTGCCCTCAAAATCTGGAAAccacaaaatgtccaaaaagaaCAGCCGTCCCCAGAAACCCCCTGTCAAGAATCTACCAATGACATCCCCCAGGAAAACCAGCGCCAAACAGACCAGCAGGAAGCCCTCCATTGTCTCATCGCACTCAGACGGCAGACCAAGAGGAAAGCCAGACGATACACTCCATTCACTTTTGTTTAAAGCCTTAGCACCTCTCAGTGCAGCATGTTCCGTGAGCGCAGAGCAGGGAGGTGTTCTCAATGCCCCAGACCTCCAGCCCGTGGCGGTGATGGGACATTTGAGGGAAATAGGAGACAACCTTGCGAACACTCCTCCTGTTCTGAGCTGGCAGGGCTCTCCAGTGTCGAGTGTggaagaggatgaggacgaGTTAGGAAAGGGAGTGATAAGTCGACCTGTCCTCCAGCCCAGCCCTACTCAGtgcttctctcctccccctgtggACAACGACAGCTCTGACGATATGGAAAAGGAGCCTTGTGAAAGTTTACGAGCTGACAACAGCGACAGGTCTGAATACTGTGATCCGCCTCGTTCCACCGAACAAGTGGCCGAGGAACAATCAAAAGAAGACGTGGACAGCAGTGGGGAAACATCTGGCTCTCTTCTCCGTGAGCTTTGCCACCACAAAGCAGGGCTGGACGACGTCTTCAAGAGCCTGGCCACCTTCCTAGGGGGCCAGAGGGTCTCGTGTCGAGGCGGCCCATTTGGTGGCCCTCCAGACAGCACTGCAAGAGGGGTGAAGTACTCCTCTTCTCTTGAGCTTGGGCCAGATATACACTGCCAGGAGCATCACGATTTCTCCCCCAAGTCCGATCCCACAGCGTCCTCCAAACCTGCTCATATTAAATCACCGACGCACGCTACCTCAGGCTCGCTTGGGAAATCCCACAGTCCGACAGAACTGAGAACTGAACCTGTCGCCGACGCCCCAGTGCAGGAGCCTGAGACTGTTGTGAAAGTAAAACAAGAAGGTAAAAATACCGAGATCCTCCCTGAGAGAATTGACTCATCTCTTCTAGACGGGTCACTGAGTGCAGAGCTGAGAGTGACCACCACAGACACAGCCTCTCTCACCAGCCTCCTCACTGTTTCCACcaaggaagagagaggacacaGCACGGAGCCCGGACACAGATgtgcagacagaaaaagaaaacaaaaagatagGGACGGAGGAGTAGAAGAAGAGATCAAGATTAAGATAAAGACAAAGGAAAGCAGTGTCATCGGTCccaaaaacaaagtgaatgaaGTTAAGGATTCGGAAGAGAGGGGTGTTTCATCCTCGGAGAGAGCCATCTCCAGAGGTTCATCCAGACCTCTCAAAGATAGTAGGAAAGGCCAGGTTTTTCAGGAAAATCAATCCCCACGTGGCAAGGACATccggagagagaaagaagacacCGGGAACGCTGAAATCAAGgtagaaagagaggagaagaaggaagtgGTCACTGAGTTAGAAAACCAGAAATCATCCGCAgctagaaacacacaaacaaaagctcCAAACCCAGCATCAACTTTAACAATCAATCCATCCAAACTGTGTGTCTCAACACCGGCGAGCAAACCTCCCCGCTCATTAGCGCCAGTCGATCCACTGAAACTGAAAGCGCTGTCCATGGGCTTATGTAAGGAGCTGAAGATCCTGCTGATCAAAGTGGAGATCGCTGGGAGACAAACGTTCAACATATCAGAAGTGGAGGAGCAAAGAGTCCCACTTTCCAAGATCAACATCGACAACACGGCCACAGAAGTGATCAGATCCTGCAA GGGGACGAGGGTGAAGGGGAAGTTCAAGGAGTCGTACCTGCTTTCCTCATTTTCCGTTAAACCCAACATCGACGTCAAGACGCCCATTCCTCGAGAAAAGCTCAACCCTCCGACACCAAGTATCTAC TTGGAGAGCAAGAGGGACGCCTTCTCTCCAGTTCTGCTTCAGTTCTGCACTGACCCCAAAAATGCTGTCACTGTCATCAGAGGCCTGGCTGGCTCCCTCCGCCTTA ACCTTGGTCTGTTCTCCACCAAATCCCTTGTGGAGGCCAATTCAGAACATGCAGTGGAAGTGAGGACTCAGGTGCAGCAGCCCGCTGATGAGAACTGGGATACCAGCGGCTCGGCGCAGACGTGGCCCTGCGAAAGCAGCCGCTCACACACCACCATCGCCAAATACGCCCAGTACCAGGCCTCCAGCTTCCAGGAGAGCTTGCAG gaggagaaggagagtgaGAATGAAGACGAAGGAGAGCAAACGCAGAGCTCGGACGAAGCAGCCACCGCAAAAGCTGTCCTGATGTTAGCCAACAGTAAAGGAGGCCCCCCCTCAACTCCCACCAGCACACCCAG cTCAGACCAGAAAACTGCTGGAAAGATCATTAAATTCGGGACCAATATTGATCTCTCAGACCCTAAAAG GTGGAAGCcccagctgcaggagctgctgaagcTGCCGTCCTTCATGAGAGTGGAGTCCAGCAACAACATGCTCAGTCATGTCGGTCACACCATCCTGGGCATGAACACTGTCCAGCTCTACATGAAGGTGCCGGGCAGCCGCACCCCGG GTCACCAAGAGAACAACAATTTCTGCTCCGTCAACATCAACATCGGACCCGGTGACTGTGAGTGGTTTGCCGTCCACGAGCATTACTGGGAAGACATCAACAGATTCTGTGAGAA GCACGGGGTAGATTACCTCACAGGGTCCTGGTGGCCAGTGCTGGAGGACCtctacagctccaacatcccGGTGTACCGCTTCATCCAGAGGCCGGGCGACCTGGTGTGGATCAATGCAGGGACTGTGCACTGGGTCCAGGCCGTGGGCTGGTGCAACAACATCGCCTGGAATGTGGGACCACTCAACT CGTACCAGTATCAACTCGCCCTGGAGCGCTTTGAGTGGAACAAGGTGAAGAAGGTTAAGTCAATCGTTCCCATGATCCACGTTTCCTGGAATGTGGCTCGAACCGTCAAGATCACCGATCAGGATACGTTCAAGATGCTCAA acactgCCTGATGCAGTCCATCAAGCACATCCAGATTCTGAGAGACCAGCTGGTGGCTGGAGGGAAGAAGATCTCTTACCAGAGCCGCGTGAAGGATGAGCCGCCATACTACTGCAACGAGTGTGAT GTGGAGGTGTTTGACCTGCTCTTCGTGACGAGTGACAGCAGCAGTAAGAAGACCTACGTGGTGCACTGTGAGGACTGCGCCCGAGCTAAGACCCCGTCTCTGGCAGGAGTCGTGGTGCTGGAGCAGTATCGAATGGAGGAGCTGATGAAAACCTACGACAGCTTCACTCTG gctcCATCGCCCCTTTCAAAGTGA